The following proteins come from a genomic window of Trichoplusia ni isolate ovarian cell line Hi5 chromosome 16, tn1, whole genome shotgun sequence:
- the LOC113502070 gene encoding inverted formin-2, with amino-acid sequence MENRVGLDYIVEHAEYTGKLAAALTSPAAPVKKQVFELLSALCVYNADGYARAVDTLERYKTLKGERYRLSVVVEELKNASTTDYRTALVAFINCLIISAPRLPDRIRVRNEFIGLGLLPTLNNLRHEAASHPDLGVQLDVFEEQRESDEAQGPGGINLNSHLDVFYAILKQVADTPQEIPFLSILQHLLRIDPKEPVSDIVWDTAETLVHRATLLETREDAAKLLRAPSVQAKVGCTCQHRDMSSGGRKQSLQRALSPPPPPPPPVMMPSPAIPPPPAPMLPPPPPCGPPPPPVPPPPSACAPAPPAPTLDIKLPQQETPIPKTKMKTINWNKIPNNKVIGQNNIWSLVASSHKHSPKAELDWSEIEGLFCQQIQPTGSAGSSPRLGRSPICDSSGERKPRKESSEITLLDGKRSLNVNIFLKQFRSSNEDIIQLIREGSHDDIGTEKLRGLLKILPEIDECEMLKAFTGDVTKLGTAEKFLLQLIQLPNYKLRIECMLLKEEWASTSGYLESAINAILVAGDDLMSSRALQEVLYIALIAGNFLNAGGYAGGAAGVKLSSLQKLPDIRANKPGVTLMHYVAMQAEKKNKELIHFADDTRVLEEAAKASVEQLHNEIKTLANRIQGLKKEILLPSTQHDIKEQMGDFLHVAEQEVSALNKDMEEVESIRKQLAEFFCEDPVSFKLEECFKMFVWFCSKFRSAVADNERRRANEEQAAARRRARDLAAARVKTGSGSVCSTPVSECESLMESLLLDIRNGLGRRSLRKPHDPSPSPDVTPTGSLRRRSRASPGDDEEGLLEFLRHSSPAANDLRERSAWGSLDRSWSRRGAPRARLELPESRERPASPRTPLTPHAPAPAEPAPEPDAAPAKPKEWRQKIESWLRASSQEESRPRPRAASRLHADKRSLENDSESERSATLEPLPEGRAEWRPAVLPDSDVVKALETVEDVQPQKKDNRVPWRKTEENEEMRRLRRQRSRQQIESPQPLISITEEQRKLPDIKVTSDRDLKLQRFEKTDRVDIDSENIETPPVQRRFNSSFNPPPEREPCRKFQPSLPSRSNVNDKATTEMKDLCQEILGDGQFDRFSAARRTRRYKRNTDSSSPEEEKKPEPAPELVAETQVIRPSKLDVQASYKVEAPQEIAKPIEAKEEKETRLKRWQDRLKNQSTDKPTKDTKPYLRMRRQTSINQEDVQKAIRELKSPADNPTGVWSRDAYRKSLNTKTEKVTEKLPERTTSPRMSKVKSEHELNDEGFEETQSLNSESASQGASSGCNVECESPVPKISKSPVVPKKISTKETRTPPRTPIDPKRVIPKRASSLRVERSTSRASLRSSRSSLNSSTSVSTVKRVPPAPVKPAPKPVPKPISRMPASRSSSSGSSVGTTRPPLKSVSSRTTTSGFMRPTQASKGKVGLTAQQVLRASVK; translated from the exons ATGGAGAACAGAGTGGGCCTGGACTACATAGTGGAACATGCGGAGTACACGGGCAAGCTCGCGGCGGCGCTCAcctcgcccgccgcgcccgTCAAGAAGCAG GTGTTCGAGCTGCTGTCAGCGTTGTGTGTGTACAATGCTGATGGATACGCCCGGGCAGTTGATACGCTGGAGAGATACAAG ACCCTGAAGGGCGAGAGGTACCGCCTCAGCGTGGTGGTGGAGGAGCTGAAGAACGCCAGCACCACGGACTACCGCACGGCGCTGGTGGCCTTCATCAACTGCCTAATCATATCAGCACCGCGCCTGCCCGACAGGATCCGCGTCAGGAATGAGTTTATTG GACTGGGTCTGCTGCCAACTTTAAACAACTTGAG ACATGAAGCAGCCAGTCATCCAGACCTGGGCGTCCAGTTGGACGTGTTTGAGGAGCAGCGCGAGAGCGACGAGGCTCAGGGTCCAGGCGGGATCAACCTCAACTCACACCTGGATGTGTTCTATGCCATACTTAAACAA GTAGCCGACACTCCTCAAGAGATCCCGTTCCTGAGCATTCTGCAGCACCTGCTGCGGATCGACCCGAAGGAGCCGGTGAGCGACATCGTGTGGGACACGGCCGAGACACTGGTGCACCGCGCCACGCTACTCGAGACACGCGAGGATGCCGCCAAGCTGCTCAGAGCTCCCAGTGTGCAG GCTAAGGTGGGCTGCACGTGTCAACATCGAGATATGTCAAGCGGTGGTAGAAAGCAGAGCCTGCAGCGAGCACTgtcgccaccgccgccgccaccaCCACCTGTCATGATGCCTAGTCCAG CGATCCCACCCCCTCCAGCCCCGATGCTGCCCCCTCCCCCGCCGTGCGGCCCGCCCCCGCCGCCGGTCCCGCCGCCGCCGTCCGCCTGCGCGCCCGCCCCGCCCGCCCCCACCCTCGACATCAAGCTGCCGCAGCAGGAGACGCCTATACCCAAGACTAAAATGAAGACTATTAACTggaataaaatacctaataacAAA GTAATTGGACAAAACAACATCTGGTCGCTCGTGGCTTCCAGTCACAAACACTCACCAAAAGCCGAACTGGACTGGAGCGAGATCGAGGGACTTTTCTGTCAACAG ATACAGCCAACAGGATCAGCAGGATCTTCTCCAAGGCTCGGCCGGAGTCCGATCTGCGACAGCTCGGGGGAGAGGAAGCCCAGGAAGGAGTCTTCGGAGATCACACTCCTGGACGGCAAGAGGAGCCTCAATGTTAATATATTCTTGAAGCAGTTCCGAAG TTCCAATGAAGACATTATTCAGTTAATCCGTGAAGGATCTCACGACGACATCGGTACTGAGAAGCTGCGAGGTCTGCTGAAGATATTACCAGAAATAGATGAGTGTGAGATGCTGAAAGCCTTTACCGGTGACGTCACAAAGCTGGGTACTGCTGAGAAGTTCTTATTGCAGCTGATACAGTTACCAAA TTACAAGCTACGGATTGAGTGCATGCTGCTAAAAGAAGAATGGGCATCCACAAGTGGTTATTTGGAAAGTGCCATCAATGCGATCTTGGTAGCTGGTGATGATCTGATGTCTTCAAGAGCTTTACAG GAGGTGTTATACATAGCATTGATAGCTGGTAACTTCCTGAACGCCGGCGGGTACGCGGGAGGTGCGGCGGGTGTCAAGCTGTCATCCCTACAGAAGCTGCCTGATATCAGAGCTAACAAACCTGGTGTCACGCTCATGCACTATGTCGCTATG CAAGCAGAAAAGAAGAACAAAGAACTCATCCACTTCGCGGACGACACTCGAGTTCTAGAAGAAGCTGCTAAGGCCAGCGTGGAACAGCTGCACAATGAGATCAAGACCCTCGCCAACAGGATCCAGGGCTTGAAGAAGGAGATCCTGCTGCCATCCACGCAGCATGACATCAAGGAGCAGATGGGGGACTTCTTGCAT GTAGCAGAACAGGAGGTATCAGCTCTTAACAAAGACATGGAGGAGGTCGAGAGCATACGGAAGCAGCTCGCCGAGTTCTTTTGCGAAGATCCCGTGTCCTTCAAACTCGAAGAGTGCTTCAAG ATGTTCGTTTGGTTCTGCAGCAAGTTCAGGTCAGCTGTGGCTGATAACGAGCGGCGGAGGGCGAATGAGGAGCAGGCCGCTGCCAGGAGGAGGGCTAGAGACCTCGCCGCTGCTAGAGTTAAAACTG GTAGCGGTAGTGTCTGCAGCACTCCTGTGTCTGAGTGCGAGTCCCTCATGGAGTCCTTACTGCTGGACATCAGGAACGGACTAGGCAGGAGGTCCTTGAGGAAACCGCATGACCCGTCACCTTCACCAG ATGTGACTCCCACAGGCagcctgcgccggcgcagtcGCGCCAGCCCGGGTGACGACGAAGAAGGCTTACTGGAGTTCCTGCGACACTCCTCACCTGCCGCCAACGATCTGAGGGAGAGGAGTGCATGGGGCAGTCTCG ACCGCTCGTGGTCCCGGCGCGGCGCCCCCCGCGCGCGGCTGGAGCTGCCGGAGTCCCGCGAGCGGCCCGCGTCCCCGCGCACGCCGCTCACGCCgcacgcgcccgcgcccgccgagCCCGCGCCCGAGCCTGACGCCGCGCCCGCTAAGCCCAA GGAGTGGCGACAGAAGATCGAGTCGTGGCTGCGCGCGAGCAGCCAGGAGGAGTCCCggccgcggccgcgcgccgccagcaGGCTCCACGCCGACAAGCGCTCCTTGGAAAACGACTCCG AGAGCGAGCGTAGCGCAACGTTGGAGCCCCTGCCTGAGGGTCGCGCTGAGTGGAGGCCCGCTGTGCTGCCGGACAGCGACGTGGTCAAGGCACTCGAGACTGTCGAAG ATGTACAACCACAGAAAAAGGACAACAGAGTACCTTGGAGGAAAACGGAAGAGAACGAAGAAATGAGAAGGCTCAGGAGGCAGCGGTCGCGACAGCAGATAGAGTCACCGCAACCTTTGATATCCATCACCGAGGAGCAGCGGAAACTGCCTGACATAAAGGTCACAAGTGACAGGGACCTCAAACTGCAGAGGTTTGAAAAAACGGATAGAGTAGATATCGACtctgaaaatattgaaaccCCACCAGTCCAAAGAAGATTCAACTCATCATTCAACCCTCCGCCAGAGAGAGAGCCCTGCAGGAAGTTCCAACCGTCTCTACCCTCACGATCCAATGTCAATGACAAAGCTACCACAGAAATGAAAGATTTATGTCAAGAAATATTAGGAGATGGCCAGTTCGATAGATTCTCTGCCGCCAGAAGAACAAGAAGGTATAAGAGAAATACTGATTCCAGTTCCCCGGAAGAGGAGAAGAAACCTGAACCTGCCCCAGAATTAGTAGCCGAAACTCAAGTCATTAGGCCTTCAAAGCTAGATGTTCAGGCATCGTATAAAGTAGAAGCACCTCAAGAAATAGCAAAACCAATAGAAGCAAAGGAAGAAAAAGAAACCAGGCTGAAGAGGTGGCAAGACAGACTAAAGAACCAAAGCACAGACAAACCGACCAAAGATACAAAGCCATACCTTCGAATGAGACGGCAGACTTCCATAAACCAGGAAGATGTTCAGAAAGCAATAAGAGAACTCAAATCTCCAGCTGATAACCCTACGGGAGTGTGGTCAAGGGATGCCTACAGAAAATCACTCAACACGAAAACGGAAAAAGTTACAGAAAAGCTTCCAGAACGAACAACATCACCAAGGATGTCGAAAGTCAAAAGCGAGCACGAGCTGAACGACGAAGGCTTCGAAGAGACTCAGAGCCTGAACTCGGAGAGCGCATCCCAAGGTGCTTCGTCAGGCTGCAACGTTGAGTGCGAATCCCCAGTGCCCAAAATCTCCAAGTCCCCAGTTGTCCCAAAGAAGATTTCTACCAAAGAGACGAGGACGCCTCCTCGTACGCCCATAGACCCCAAACGCGTGATCCCGAAACGGGCTAGTTCGTTGAGAGTGGAGAGGTCCACTTCCCGGGCCTCGCTGCGTAGCTCTAGAAGTTCTCTGAACAGTTCGACATCAGTGTCGACTGTGAAACGAGTTCCGCCAGCTCCAGTGAAGCCAGCACCCAAGCCAGTGCCGAAGCCTATATCCAGGATGCCGGCTTCCAGGTCTTCTTCCAGCGGCAGTTCAGTAGGGACAACTAGGCCACCTTTAAAAAGTGTTAGCAGTAGGACAACGACGTCAGGTTTTATGAGACCCACTCAGGCCTCCAAAGGTAAGGTTGGATTGACCGCGCAACAAGTTCTGAGAGCTAGTGTTAAATAA
- the LOC113502071 gene encoding uncharacterized protein LOC113502071 — MLTRRRAARLPSPGSSPSSASQLPPGRGPAPAVAVASSSSDEYYSPPTSPTPVRRPGRRRPPSSLAPSGQPASNRAPAPGGVVQRMKWTRPMNENVMRAYYGATGGGTNLTAYRARMLSLFRALEPDVDVSAQRLSDQVRVIQRNHRLDDATLDRLRSEVQTSPVVVTPSIAEAPAASALPANPADGGDDDGAITVSTQCSDHIRSTLEQAVLEYRSTPRDQRPRLPRLPMHNRNKALMGVLDSLLSSYFGNSEDLGDTHSLLYCAAVAACRVAGVTFRDNTAARPKQAAPAWQCRIEKRVAEARTLIAKLVAFRGGNTRPRVMRFVKRAFAGTNISPSEYTPELQNALTFLSKSLINCIKKIIVQQLYKT, encoded by the coding sequence ATGTTGACACGAAGAAGAGCAGCACGCCTTCCATCCCCGGGCTCGTCGCCGAGCTCCGCCTCGCAGCTGCCGCCGGGCCGAGGTCCAGCGCCGGCAGTTGCAGTCGCGTCGAGCTCCAGCGACGAGTACTACTCCCCGCCGACGTCGCCAACACCTGTACGTCGGCCGGGGAGGCGCCGGCCGCCGAGCAGCTTGGCGCCCTCAGGCCAACCGGCCTCGAACAGGGCTCCCGCTCCCGGTGGTGTAGTGCAGCGCATGAAGTGGACTCGACCCATGAACGAGAATGTCATGCGCGCCTACTATGGGGCGACAGGGGGAGGAACTAACCTCACTGCGTACCGTGCCAGAATGCTCTCTCTGTTTCGGGCCCTTGAACCGGACGTCGACGTATCGGCACAACGTTTgtcggatcaagtgcgagttatcCAACGTAATCACAGGTTGGATGACGCGACGCTTGATCGATTGCGCTCTGAAGTGCAGACTAGCCCTGTCGTCGTTACCCCGTCAATAGCGGAAGCGCCAGCTGCAAGCGCGCTGCCTGCCAACCCTGCTGACGGGGGAGATGATGACGGTGCTATAACTGTAAGTACCCAGTGCAGTGATCATATAAGGAGTACATTGGAACAGGCGGTTCTGGAGTATCGGTCAACACCCCGGGACCAGAGACCGCGACTACCTCGCTTGCCCATGCACAACCGAAACAAGGCGCTAATGGGTGTCCTGGATTCGCTGCTATCCAGTTATTTTGGGAACAGCGAAGACCTCGGTGACACGCACTCGCTTCTGTACTGTGCGGCTGTTGCGGCGTGTCGTGTAGCTGGTGTTACCTTTCGAGATAACACAGCTGCACGGCCTAAGCAAGCGGCACCAGCCTGGCAGTGCAGGATTGAGAAGCGTGTTGCTGAGGCCAGGACACTCATAGCCAAACTTGTTGCGTTTCGGGGCGGAAACACTCGCCCTAGGGTCATGCGTTTTGTAAAGCGGGCGTTTGCTGGGACTAATATTAGCCCCAGCGAATACACGCCCGAGTTACAGAAcgcattgacttttttaagcaaaag